In one Chryseobacterium camelliae genomic region, the following are encoded:
- a CDS encoding BT0820 family HAD-type phosphatase: MMNNKKIAVDFDGTIVDDAYPAIGKPKIFAFETLKKLQAQGYRLILWTYRHGQALDEAVEFCQKNGVEFYAINSSFEGEVFDPETQSRKLDADWFIDDRNLGGFPGWGEIYNIIQERIEFRVDGKEVLAYSKLKKEKKKGLFW, translated from the coding sequence ATGATGAATAATAAAAAAATTGCGGTTGACTTTGACGGAACTATTGTAGACGATGCATATCCGGCGATTGGAAAACCGAAAATTTTTGCTTTTGAAACGTTAAAAAAACTTCAGGCTCAAGGGTACAGACTTATTTTGTGGACTTACAGACACGGACAGGCTCTGGATGAAGCGGTAGAATTTTGTCAGAAAAACGGAGTTGAATTTTATGCAATCAATTCCAGCTTTGAAGGAGAAGTTTTTGATCCTGAAACACAATCCAGAAAATTAGATGCCGATTGGTTTATTGATGACCGTAATCTGGGAGGTTTTCCGGGTTGGGGAGAAATCTACAACATTATTCAGGAAAGAATTGAATTTCGTGTAGACGGCAAAGAGGTTTTGGCGTATTCAAAACTTAAAAAAGAAAAGAAAAAAGGATTATTCTGGTAG
- the map gene encoding type I methionyl aminopeptidase, producing MIQLKTIDELRLMKQSAQLVSRTLGMLAKEIKPGITTLYLDKLAHDFIKDHGAEPAFLGYGGFPYSLCISPNEQVVHGFPSKEEIKEGDVLSVDCGAILNGFVGDHAYTFEIGEVKPETKKLMKVAKESLYKGIEQCIRGKRIGDISHAIQAHCEKEGYGVVRELVGHGVGRQMHEDPQVPNYGRQGSGKVIKDGLTIAIEPMINLGTEKVKFHNDGWTVTTLDNQPSAHFEHDVAVINGKPVLLSTFQYIYDALGIVSDEEKPFQLDF from the coding sequence ATGATTCAATTAAAAACAATAGACGAATTACGTCTTATGAAGCAAAGTGCTCAGTTGGTTTCAAGAACATTAGGAATGTTGGCTAAAGAAATCAAACCGGGAATTACCACTTTGTATTTAGATAAACTAGCGCACGATTTCATTAAAGATCACGGTGCAGAACCTGCTTTTTTAGGGTACGGAGGATTTCCGTATTCTTTGTGTATTTCACCGAACGAACAGGTGGTTCACGGTTTCCCAAGCAAAGAAGAGATTAAGGAAGGTGATGTGCTTTCTGTAGACTGTGGAGCTATTTTAAACGGTTTTGTGGGAGATCATGCTTATACTTTTGAAATTGGAGAAGTAAAGCCGGAAACCAAAAAACTGATGAAAGTAGCCAAGGAATCCCTTTATAAAGGAATTGAGCAATGTATCCGAGGAAAAAGAATCGGAGACATTTCTCATGCGATTCAGGCGCATTGCGAAAAAGAAGGTTACGGAGTGGTGAGAGAGCTTGTAGGACACGGCGTAGGAAGACAAATGCATGAAGATCCTCAAGTTCCGAATTACGGAAGACAGGGAAGCGGAAAAGTGATCAAAGACGGTTTAACCATTGCTATTGAGCCGATGATTAATCTTGGAACAGAAAAAGTGAAATTCCATAATGACGGTTGGACAGTAACGACGTTAGACAACCAGCCTTCTGCGCATTTTGAACACGATGTGGCTGTTATTAACGGAAAACCTGTATTGCTTTCCACATTCCAGTATATTTACGATGCTTTAGGTATTGTAAGTGATGAAGAAAAGCCATTCCAATTGGATTTTTAA
- a CDS encoding class I SAM-dependent methyltransferase has product MKKVTKLLLNKIPRPLLIKMSIWARPLIYQFFKGNTFYDPIDGKSYRKFLPYGYGKQRENALSPGTLSLERHRQMWLYLQNETDFFIKNYKVLHIAPEQEFLRKFKRMRNLDYISADLFSPIVDVKADILDLPFADESFDIIFCNHVLEHIEDDAKAMSELYRVLRPGGWGILQVPMKNSLEKTYEDFSIKDPKERQKHFGQYDHVRWYGMDYFDRLRKAGFETEPNFYSQKFSEEEIKKYGLRHNEILPIVLKK; this is encoded by the coding sequence ATGAAAAAAGTAACTAAACTTTTACTAAATAAAATTCCGCGTCCCTTACTTATAAAAATGAGTATTTGGGCACGTCCGCTTATTTATCAGTTTTTCAAAGGGAATACATTTTATGATCCTATTGATGGCAAATCTTACCGGAAGTTTCTTCCTTACGGATACGGAAAACAGCGTGAAAATGCTTTGTCTCCCGGAACTTTAAGTTTAGAAAGACACCGCCAGATGTGGTTATATCTTCAGAATGAAACCGATTTTTTCATTAAAAACTACAAAGTTTTGCATATTGCTCCTGAACAGGAATTTTTAAGAAAGTTCAAGAGAATGAGAAATCTGGATTATATTTCTGCAGATTTATTTTCACCGATCGTTGATGTAAAAGCAGATATTCTGGATCTTCCTTTTGCTGATGAAAGCTTTGATATCATTTTCTGTAACCATGTTTTGGAACATATTGAAGATGATGCAAAAGCTATGAGCGAATTATATAGAGTATTACGACCGGGAGGATGGGGGATTTTACAGGTTCCCATGAAAAATTCTTTGGAAAAGACATACGAAGATTTTTCTATAAAAGATCCTAAAGAACGTCAAAAACATTTCGGGCAATACGATCACGTTCGTTGGTACGGGATGGATTACTTTGATCGCTTGCGAAAAGCAGGTTTTGAGACAGAACCTAATTTTTACTCTCAGAAATTCTCAGAAGAAGAAATTAAAAAATACGGGTTAAGACATAATGAAATCTTACCGATCGTTTTGAAAAAATAA
- a CDS encoding T9SS type A sorting domain-containing protein, producing MKKTLFLLLCSVFLSAQNSELFTNDWYISQIVTNGQTVTTPSMAYAVSPSLFTQNNSNYYFASKYFNTAQINITFSAATSSFTKIGGGCTLADYWGVNTTAVQQYDQKNCDFYISNALPGTTYNYQILANGTSKTLIVTNPNSGTQIFYNNAFLGTKENTLKKTFTIYPNPVNDFLIVENLERNLKVKIYDMSGKLLFETLSSGKALRVNTTDFQKGQYILSVENFKPELFLKK from the coding sequence ATGAAAAAAACTTTATTCCTTTTACTTTGCAGTGTATTTTTGTCTGCTCAAAATTCTGAGCTTTTTACCAATGACTGGTATATTTCGCAAATCGTAACCAACGGACAAACGGTAACAACTCCGTCCATGGCATACGCTGTTTCTCCATCTTTATTTACCCAAAACAACTCTAATTATTATTTTGCTTCCAAATATTTCAATACCGCGCAAATCAATATTACCTTCTCCGCTGCAACAAGCAGCTTCACTAAAATCGGAGGCGGTTGTACATTAGCCGATTATTGGGGAGTAAATACGACAGCCGTTCAGCAATATGATCAAAAAAACTGTGATTTTTATATAAGCAATGCCCTTCCCGGAACAACTTATAATTATCAAATTTTAGCTAACGGAACATCAAAAACTCTTATTGTTACTAATCCTAATTCCGGAACCCAGATCTTTTATAACAATGCCTTTTTAGGAACGAAAGAAAATACTCTTAAGAAAACATTTACAATCTATCCAAATCCTGTGAATGATTTTTTAATCGTTGAAAATTTAGAAAGGAATTTAAAGGTCAAGATCTATGATATGTCCGGAAAGCTTCTTTTTGAAACCTTATCCTCCGGTAAAGCTTTAAGGGTAAATACGACCGATTTTCAAAAGGGACAGTATATTTTGAGTGTAGAGAATTTTAAGCCTGAATTGTTTCTCAAGAAATAA
- a CDS encoding DMT family transporter, translated as MNWIILIIAGLFEVAFASCLGKVKETTGTPMYLWFTGFLITMTISMVLLIKATQTLPIGTAYAVWTGIGAVGTALMGIFFFKDPVSFWRIFFIVTLIGSVVGLKAVSH; from the coding sequence ATGAATTGGATTATCTTAATTATCGCAGGATTATTTGAAGTGGCATTTGCATCGTGCTTGGGGAAAGTAAAAGAAACGACCGGAACTCCTATGTATCTCTGGTTCACAGGCTTCCTGATCACCATGACTATCAGTATGGTATTGCTGATCAAAGCAACACAAACCCTGCCAATCGGAACGGCTTATGCTGTATGGACCGGAATTGGTGCCGTAGGAACGGCATTAATGGGAATTTTCTTTTTTAAAGATCCGGTGAGCTTCTGGAGAATTTTCTTTATCGTTACCTTAATCGGCTCTGTGGTCGGTCTGAAAGCAGTTTCTCATTAA
- a CDS encoding Crp/Fnr family transcriptional regulator, giving the protein MTIDEIINTIYPLPDSSRQSLKKHITEVSYSKGSCLMEALKVVPYIYFVKKGIVRAYASTEDNDITFWFGSEGDTVISMKSYVEDKPGYENIESLEDCELYKLETAHLKELFNKDIHIANWGRKFAEKELIKTEELIISRQFKTALERYKDLMKEKSHLLQRVQLGHIASYLGITQVSLSRIRAEIK; this is encoded by the coding sequence ATGACAATTGATGAAATCATAAACACCATTTATCCTCTTCCCGATTCTTCCAGGCAAAGTTTAAAAAAACATATCACAGAGGTTTCCTACTCAAAAGGGAGCTGTCTGATGGAAGCTCTAAAAGTGGTTCCTTATATTTATTTTGTAAAAAAAGGAATCGTACGTGCATATGCTTCCACCGAAGATAACGATATTACGTTCTGGTTCGGAAGTGAAGGAGATACCGTCATTTCGATGAAAAGTTATGTGGAAGACAAACCCGGATATGAAAATATAGAATCATTAGAAGATTGTGAATTATACAAACTGGAAACCGCTCATTTAAAGGAATTATTCAATAAGGATATTCATATCGCAAACTGGGGACGGAAATTTGCAGAAAAGGAGCTTATAAAAACAGAAGAATTGATTATTTCAAGGCAGTTCAAAACCGCATTGGAACGATACAAAGACTTGATGAAAGAGAAATCCCATCTTCTGCAACGGGTTCAGTTGGGACATATTGCTTCTTATTTAGGCATTACACAGGTAAGCTTAAGCAGAATCCGGGCGGAGATCAAGTAA
- a CDS encoding LacI family DNA-binding transcriptional regulator: MKRASIKDIARIAGVSVATVSYVLNKKEGSRISQQTREKILEIADSINYVPNKIAKSLKMSRSKLIGLILADISSSFYSSMARCIEDEAIKLGYTLIIGSSDESPEKFKKLTELFAEHQVDGMIVAPIMDSDDTLKKLIKDEYPVITIDRYLKDIDLPGVLVNNFEISEQIFDFLKAKKFEEILYVGYNTELPHLLDRQHGFDKQFPESGISYKQVLVGLENRKEEIHNALEKNLNLSKRTAVYFASNKLGIAGMSYFIKHNIKVPEDLSMITFDEAEAYELFPIELTYVKQPLKDMAKMAIKLIDDEITCYKNNGERVTFEAKLIQKNSVQ, translated from the coding sequence ATGAAAAGAGCTTCCATTAAAGATATCGCAAGAATAGCCGGTGTTTCTGTTGCAACAGTTTCTTATGTTCTTAATAAAAAAGAAGGAAGCAGAATAAGCCAACAAACAAGAGAAAAAATTTTAGAAATTGCCGATTCAATCAATTATGTTCCCAATAAGATTGCTAAAAGCTTAAAAATGAGCAGAAGCAAACTGATAGGACTTATTTTAGCAGATATTTCAAGCAGTTTTTACTCTTCAATGGCTCGTTGTATTGAAGATGAAGCCATAAAACTGGGGTATACACTTATTATTGGAAGTTCAGATGAAAGTCCTGAGAAATTTAAAAAGCTGACAGAACTTTTTGCTGAACATCAGGTTGACGGAATGATTGTAGCACCAATTATGGATTCTGATGATACGTTAAAAAAACTGATTAAAGATGAATACCCTGTAATTACAATTGACCGTTATCTTAAAGATATAGATTTACCCGGTGTTTTGGTTAATAATTTTGAAATTTCAGAACAGATTTTTGACTTTCTGAAAGCTAAGAAGTTTGAAGAAATTCTTTATGTAGGGTACAATACGGAGCTTCCCCATCTTTTAGACAGGCAACACGGTTTTGATAAACAATTTCCAGAAAGTGGCATAAGCTATAAACAGGTTTTGGTAGGACTGGAAAACAGAAAAGAGGAAATACATAACGCTCTTGAAAAAAATCTGAACCTTTCTAAGCGAACAGCGGTCTATTTTGCAAGTAATAAATTAGGAATTGCTGGAATGAGCTATTTTATTAAACATAATATTAAGGTTCCTGAAGATCTTTCGATGATTACCTTTGATGAAGCTGAAGCCTATGAACTTTTCCCAATAGAACTTACTTATGTTAAACAGCCTTTAAAGGATATGGCGAAAATGGCAATAAAGCTTATTGATGATGAGATTACCTGCTATAAAAATAATGGCGAGAGAGTTACTTTTGAGGCTAAATTAATTCAGAAAAACTCGGTACAATAA
- the era gene encoding GTPase Era, with protein sequence MHKAGFVNIVGKPNAGKSTLLNQLMGEKLAIVTQKAQTTRHRIFGIYNEEDLQIVFSDTPGVLDPKYGLQEKMMDFVKDSLQDADVFLFIVDVTDKAEPSEFLIDKLNKIPVPVLLLLNKVDQTNQEGLEKLVSDWHERIPKAEILPISALNAFNTDVILPKLKSMLPENPAYYDKDMYTDKPERFFVNEAIREKILLNYEKEIPYSVEVVTEMFKEKEGIIFIDSIIYVERDTQKGIIIGHKGEAIKKVGTEARLDLEKFFAKKIHLNLFVKVKKDWRKNDRDLKNFGYR encoded by the coding sequence ATGCACAAAGCAGGATTTGTAAATATAGTTGGAAAGCCAAATGCAGGAAAGTCTACCTTACTTAACCAATTGATGGGTGAGAAGTTGGCAATCGTTACTCAGAAGGCTCAGACAACACGTCACAGAATTTTTGGAATTTATAATGAAGAAGATCTTCAGATCGTATTTTCGGATACTCCAGGAGTTTTAGATCCTAAATATGGTTTGCAGGAAAAAATGATGGATTTTGTGAAAGATTCTTTACAGGATGCAGATGTTTTTCTTTTTATTGTAGACGTAACGGATAAGGCAGAACCTTCAGAATTCTTAATTGATAAGTTGAATAAAATTCCGGTTCCTGTTTTATTATTATTGAATAAAGTAGACCAAACCAATCAGGAAGGATTGGAAAAACTGGTTTCCGACTGGCATGAAAGAATACCTAAAGCTGAAATTTTACCTATTTCTGCGTTGAATGCCTTTAATACGGATGTCATTCTCCCGAAACTAAAATCGATGTTACCGGAAAACCCTGCCTATTATGACAAAGATATGTATACGGATAAACCGGAACGTTTCTTCGTAAATGAAGCCATAAGAGAGAAAATTCTTTTGAATTATGAAAAAGAAATTCCTTATTCCGTAGAAGTGGTAACAGAAATGTTCAAGGAAAAAGAAGGCATTATTTTCATCGATTCTATTATTTATGTAGAAAGAGATACCCAGAAAGGCATTATCATTGGACATAAAGGAGAGGCAATCAAAAAAGTAGGTACGGAAGCAAGACTGGATCTTGAAAAATTCTTTGCTAAAAAAATTCACTTAAATCTTTTCGTAAAAGTGAAAAAAGACTGGCGAAAAAATGACAGAGATCTGAAAAATTTTGGGTACCGATAG
- a CDS encoding DoxX family protein, with protein MSYSNLKTNPIYVDIVLLVVRLFVGFAMLSHGFPKLQQLLEGGEIKFFDFMGFGPTVSLVLTVFAEFVCSILLILGLFTRVATGFLIFTMAIAAFVVHGTDLFDKRELSLLYLSVYLLIISLGAGKISVDYMIEKRKRASDW; from the coding sequence ATGAGCTACTCGAACTTAAAGACTAATCCTATTTATGTGGATATAGTTTTATTGGTTGTAAGATTATTTGTCGGATTTGCCATGTTATCTCACGGATTTCCTAAACTACAACAGTTGTTGGAAGGTGGGGAAATAAAGTTTTTTGACTTTATGGGATTTGGACCGACAGTTTCATTGGTTTTAACCGTATTTGCAGAGTTTGTATGTTCCATTCTTTTAATTTTAGGTCTTTTTACGAGAGTGGCGACCGGGTTTTTAATTTTTACCATGGCCATTGCAGCCTTTGTAGTGCATGGAACAGATTTATTTGACAAAAGAGAATTAAGCCTGCTTTATCTTTCGGTTTATTTACTCATTATTTCTCTTGGAGCAGGTAAGATTTCAGTAGATTATATGATCGAAAAGAGAAAGAGAGCTTCAGATTGGTAG
- a CDS encoding alpha/beta hydrolase family protein gives MKIKLTICLLAFLNFYNAQENITYQKPSPEILKLADYDRPPSVLMNSKKDWIVFTYRPTYKTLEDLSQQEMKLGGLRINPVTNISSSTTYLNNLKLRKTSDKNEIQVKNLPSNARIAYTSFSPDEKKFAFTNTTSKGVELWIVDLETATAKKITSDNLNANLGSPYVWYKDSQNLLIRTLPQNRGTLIDSSKDLPTGPIVSTADGKVSQNRTYQDLLKNPQDEKNFEILTSSDIYKVDLNGNLNKIKEKDMYAGLSFSPDGNYLMATTIKKPFSYIVPLSRFPMNTTVYDLNGNVVKVVNETPLNEIMPKGFSSVRTGKRDMGWRSDMPATLVYAEALDGGDQSKTAEYRDEIFTWEAPFTASPKTFFKTKQRYEDVSWTNDHYAIVHESWYDTRNTKSFLVDLNSNETKVIDDRNYQDVYSDPGNFNTTKNQFGRTVLDIKGGKAYLIGAGFTKDGQHPFIDEMDIKTLKKKRLYTSNLKNEKEEIIDILNPSKGEVLTIQQSASQYPNYFKRNIKSNKTESVTNFANPFESIKDVYKEVITYKRNDGVTLTGTLYLPANYDRKAKKEKLPLLIWAYPTEYKDKNTAGQSTQNPNDFTFPYYGSFVYWTTKGYAVLDDAAFPIIGEGKTEPNDTFIPQLVANGKAAIDAVDKLGYIDRNKVAVGGHSYGAFMTANLLTHSKDYACGIARSGAYNRTLTPFGFQSEQRNYWDIPEIYNAMSPFMNADKMKTPLLLIHGDADNNPGTFTLQTERYFQALKNLGAPVKMVLLPKEAHGYAAKENILHLLWEQDQFLEKCLKK, from the coding sequence ATGAAGATAAAACTAACAATCTGTCTTCTTGCGTTCCTTAATTTTTATAATGCGCAGGAAAATATTACCTATCAGAAACCTTCACCTGAAATTTTAAAACTTGCGGATTATGATAGACCGCCAAGCGTTTTAATGAACAGTAAAAAAGATTGGATTGTTTTTACGTATCGCCCGACTTATAAAACCCTCGAAGATTTAAGTCAGCAGGAAATGAAGCTCGGAGGATTGAGAATAAATCCGGTAACCAATATTTCCAGCAGTACCACTTACCTGAATAATCTGAAGCTAAGAAAAACGAGTGATAAGAATGAAATACAGGTGAAAAATCTGCCTTCCAATGCCAGAATCGCCTATACTTCATTTTCTCCGGATGAGAAGAAATTTGCTTTTACCAATACAACAAGCAAAGGGGTAGAACTATGGATCGTTGATCTGGAAACGGCTACAGCGAAAAAGATTACCTCAGATAACCTGAATGCGAATTTAGGTTCTCCGTATGTGTGGTATAAAGATTCTCAGAACCTTCTGATCAGAACATTGCCTCAAAACAGAGGAACTTTAATTGATTCAAGCAAAGATTTGCCAACCGGACCTATTGTTTCTACTGCAGACGGAAAAGTTTCTCAAAACAGAACGTATCAGGATCTTTTGAAAAATCCACAGGATGAAAAGAATTTCGAAATCCTTACTTCCTCAGATATTTATAAGGTTGACCTCAATGGAAACTTGAATAAAATAAAAGAAAAAGATATGTATGCCGGATTGAGCTTTTCGCCGGATGGAAATTATCTGATGGCAACCACTATTAAAAAACCATTTTCTTATATCGTTCCGTTAAGCAGGTTTCCAATGAACACAACGGTGTATGACCTTAATGGAAATGTAGTAAAAGTAGTGAATGAAACTCCTTTGAACGAAATCATGCCTAAAGGATTCTCTTCGGTGAGAACCGGAAAAAGAGACATGGGCTGGAGAAGCGATATGCCTGCAACATTGGTGTATGCAGAAGCTTTGGATGGAGGAGATCAGTCTAAAACGGCTGAATATAGAGACGAAATCTTCACATGGGAGGCTCCGTTTACTGCTAGTCCGAAGACTTTCTTTAAAACCAAACAAAGATATGAAGATGTAAGCTGGACGAATGATCATTATGCTATTGTTCATGAATCCTGGTATGATACAAGAAATACAAAATCTTTCCTGGTAGATCTTAATTCTAATGAGACTAAAGTAATCGACGACCGAAATTATCAGGATGTTTATAGTGATCCGGGGAACTTTAATACGACAAAAAATCAGTTTGGAAGAACCGTTCTTGATATCAAAGGCGGAAAAGCGTATTTAATCGGAGCCGGTTTTACAAAAGACGGGCAACATCCTTTCATTGATGAAATGGATATTAAAACGTTGAAGAAAAAAAGACTGTATACTTCCAACTTAAAAAATGAAAAAGAAGAGATCATTGATATTCTAAACCCTTCTAAAGGGGAAGTTCTTACGATCCAACAGTCTGCAAGCCAATATCCGAACTATTTTAAACGAAATATAAAGTCAAATAAAACAGAATCGGTAACCAACTTTGCCAATCCTTTTGAAAGCATCAAAGATGTCTACAAAGAAGTGATTACGTATAAAAGAAATGATGGAGTTACGCTTACCGGAACGCTTTATTTGCCTGCAAACTATGACAGAAAAGCAAAAAAAGAAAAACTTCCTCTTTTGATCTGGGCATATCCTACAGAATATAAAGATAAAAATACGGCAGGGCAGAGTACACAAAATCCAAACGATTTTACCTTCCCTTATTATGGCTCGTTCGTCTATTGGACAACAAAAGGATATGCTGTATTGGATGATGCGGCTTTCCCGATTATCGGGGAAGGAAAAACAGAGCCAAATGATACATTTATCCCTCAGTTGGTAGCGAACGGAAAAGCTGCTATTGATGCCGTTGATAAATTAGGCTATATCGACAGAAATAAGGTGGCAGTAGGAGGTCACTCTTATGGAGCGTTCATGACTGCGAACCTTTTAACCCATTCCAAAGATTATGCTTGCGGAATTGCAAGAAGTGGAGCATACAACAGAACACTGACTCCGTTTGGTTTCCAGAGTGAACAACGAAACTATTGGGATATTCCTGAAATCTATAATGCAATGTCTCCATTTATGAATGCCGATAAAATGAAAACACCATTGTTATTGATTCATGGAGATGCAGACAATAACCCGGGAACTTTCACTTTGCAGACGGAAAGATATTTCCAGGCATTGAAAAACTTAGGAGCTCCTGTAAAGATGGTTCTTCTTCCGAAAGAAGCTCACGGATATGCTGCTAAAGAAAATATTCTGCATCTGCTTTGGGAACAGGATCAGTTCTTAGAGAAATGTCTGAAAAAATAA
- a CDS encoding HAD family hydrolase, translating into MNNEITTIAFDADDTLWINEPYFQEAEREFCELLEDYLPQHSVAQELFKTEMQNLHLYGYGVKGFMLCMVETVCRISNNTAPVELINTTIKIGQKLLQKPIVLLDGVTETLENLKGKYRLVVATKGDLLDQERKLKKSGLQEYFHHIEIMSDKKEGDYQKLLKHLDCQPEHFLMLGNSIKSDILPVLEIGGSAAHIPYHVTWSHEQHDLNLEHPDFMELEKISDILEYL; encoded by the coding sequence ATGAATAATGAGATAACCACGATCGCTTTTGATGCAGATGATACTCTTTGGATTAATGAACCTTATTTTCAGGAAGCTGAAAGAGAGTTTTGTGAATTATTGGAAGATTACCTTCCTCAACATTCCGTTGCTCAGGAACTCTTCAAAACCGAAATGCAGAACCTCCATTTGTACGGATATGGTGTGAAAGGCTTTATGCTTTGCATGGTTGAAACGGTTTGCAGGATTTCAAATAACACAGCACCGGTAGAATTAATCAATACAACCATCAAAATCGGCCAAAAACTTCTTCAAAAGCCCATTGTACTTTTGGACGGAGTTACTGAAACACTTGAAAATTTAAAAGGAAAATACAGACTGGTTGTCGCTACAAAAGGCGATTTACTGGATCAGGAACGCAAATTAAAAAAATCCGGGTTACAGGAATATTTTCATCATATTGAAATCATGAGTGATAAAAAAGAAGGTGATTATCAAAAGCTTTTAAAACATTTGGATTGTCAACCCGAACATTTCTTAATGCTTGGAAACTCCATTAAATCAGATATTCTGCCCGTTTTAGAGATTGGAGGATCTGCCGCTCATATTCCTTATCATGTAACATGGTCTCACGAACAGCATGATCTTAACTTAGAACATCCCGATTTTATGGAGCTGGAGAAAATTAGTGATATTTTGGAGTATTTATAA
- a CDS encoding Crp/Fnr family transcriptional regulator encodes MLRTNQPFLDYLEKLYENQDHKGNIVLKSFEKGDKILTQNEVSTKIMLVKSGITKCYFVEENDKEYIVEFLGKGEIVGEIEVIKNVPCLCSIEAITEVTVYSMTIPYFQSLIKSDLTLNNFLLDVFADRIVNTSSRASYQQLHTTEHTLSQLLEVKSKEMKISKEDMAAYLGTTVRSLNRAMKELKDKDRKE; translated from the coding sequence ATGTTACGTACGAATCAGCCATTTTTAGATTATTTGGAAAAGCTTTATGAAAATCAGGATCATAAAGGAAATATTGTATTGAAATCTTTCGAAAAAGGAGATAAAATATTAACGCAAAATGAGGTTTCCACTAAAATAATGCTCGTCAAAAGTGGAATTACAAAGTGTTATTTCGTGGAAGAAAATGATAAAGAATATATTGTTGAATTCTTAGGAAAAGGTGAAATTGTCGGTGAAATTGAAGTAATCAAAAATGTTCCCTGCCTTTGCAGTATTGAAGCCATCACAGAAGTTACGGTCTATTCGATGACTATCCCGTATTTTCAGTCTTTGATTAAAAGTGATCTGACCTTAAATAACTTTTTATTGGATGTTTTTGCAGATCGTATCGTGAATACCTCGAGCAGAGCATCTTATCAACAGCTTCATACTACAGAACATACGTTGTCTCAGCTTCTGGAAGTAAAATCAAAAGAAATGAAAATTTCAAAAGAAGATATGGCAGCTTACTTGGGAACTACCGTGAGAAGCCTTAACAGAGCCATGAAAGAACTGAAAGATAAGGATCGTAAAGAATAA
- a CDS encoding GNAT family N-acetyltransferase — MEELSFRNATLEDLPKIVEIYNSTIASRMVTADTEEVSVESKLEWFKEHNPESRPLWMIEDQQKNVVGWVSFSSFYGRPAYNGTVEMSIYMDESSRGKGFGKKVLQYCIDNAEKLGVKTLLGFIFLHNEPSLKLFRHFGFEDWGTLPDVAVLDGVERTLVILGKRIG, encoded by the coding sequence ATGGAAGAATTATCGTTCAGAAATGCAACGCTTGAAGATTTACCGAAAATCGTTGAAATTTACAATTCAACAATAGCCTCCAGAATGGTAACTGCAGATACGGAAGAAGTGTCTGTAGAGAGTAAACTGGAATGGTTTAAAGAGCATAATCCTGAAAGCAGACCTTTATGGATGATTGAAGACCAACAAAAAAATGTGGTTGGCTGGGTAAGTTTTTCTTCATTTTATGGAAGACCTGCCTATAACGGAACCGTAGAGATGAGTATCTATATGGATGAAAGCAGCAGAGGGAAAGGTTTTGGAAAGAAAGTGCTGCAATATTGTATTGATAACGCAGAAAAACTGGGAGTAAAGACTTTGTTGGGCTTTATTTTTTTACACAATGAACCCAGTTTAAAATTATTCAGGCATTTTGGATTTGAAGACTGGGGCACCCTTCCTGACGTTGCTGTATTGGATGGAGTAGAGCGGACTTTAGTGATTCTAGGAAAGAGAATAGGATAA